A stretch of DNA from Anaerobacillus isosaccharinicus:
CAAAATCACCACGGATTGTTCCTGGAAGAGCATCTTTCGGATTCGTTGCTCCCATCATTGTGCGTGCGATACTAATTACATTTTCACCTTCCCATACCATTGCAAATACAGGACCAGATGTAATGAAGTCAACAAGCTCACCAAAAAATGGTCGTTCTTTATGCTCAGCATAATGAGTTTCTGCCATTTCTCTTGTAACCGTTAACAATTTAGCTCCTACTAGTTGGAAACCTTTGTTTTCAAATCTAGAAACGATTTCTCCTACTAAGTTTCTTTGAACGCCATCAGGCTTAACCATTAAATATGTTCTTTCCATATTAAAAAACCTCACTCTCTATGTATGTATGTAATTTTCTGTGGAACTATCCACAAGTTCTTTCAATAGAATTGTATCGAAAGACCAACATTGTAAATTATAACAAATATTCTAAACTTATTCAATATTAATAAAAATAGTAACTATGTTGGAAACAGAACAAAAGCGGAGCGCCTAATTAGCCCCAACTTATCTTTTCTTGAAATTAGAAAAGGCAAATACATTAAAGTATTTGCCTAAAAGATTAATTTTTATAATAGACGACTTAATATTTCCTTGTTCCGATATATTTAGCAATTTGATAAAAAGAGTCTTTTGCTGGTATATCTGGAAGTTTCTCTAGTTCTTTAAACGCTTTATTTAAGTAGCGATCACTAATTTCAAAAGAGTAGTCTACTCCACCACTCTCTTTAATCATCTCAATAATCTCACTCATTACAACTTTCTCAGAATTTTCGCTATTAATCATTGTTAAGATATAAGCGCTTAATTCTTGGTTCTGCTTCATACTATATAATGCTGGTAAAGTTACATTGCCTTGTTGTAAATCACTACCTGCCGGCTTGCCAAGTTCTTTTTCAGTTGCTATAAAATCTAAAATATCATCTGTTATTTGAAATGCCATTCCGACATTATAACCATAGCGATACAGACTCAATTGAACGTTTCTTGGAGCACCTGCCGCTAATGCACCTAACCTGCAACTAACAGCAATAAGCAGAGCTGTTTTTCGTTTAATTCTTCTTAAATAAATCCTGAAATTTTGATTCCAGTTATACTGATCGCGAATTTGTTCGACTTCACCAATGCACATTTCAACCATAGCATCTGAGAGTATTTGATGAACTTCAGGTTTATCACAGTTAGTTGCCATCTCAATAGCTCTAGCAAAGATAAAGTCACCTGTATACATAGCAACACGATTATCCCATTTAGATTTAATGGTTTTCTTTCCTCTACGTAGGTCTGCGTCATCAATCACATCATCATGAACGAGAGATGCCATATGAATAAGCTCTAAGGGAACAGCCACTTGCTTAATTTTTTCAATATCATATTCACCAAATTTAGCTGCAAGCAGAACGAAAACAGGCCTAATTCGCTTGCCGCCAGCCTTTAATAAATGTGATGAGGCTTTTTTTAAGATCGGATGCTTTGCATCTATCGTTACCTCTAATTCTTTTTCTATTTTTGCAATGTCAGAGCGTAAATGCCAATAAATATCAGTTAACTTCATGCTTTCCACCTTAAACTAAATGGAATGACAACGATCTAATGCACTCCATAATGATATTGTGTTCACTTTCTTTAGTAAACCTAATTCTGTTGCTTTATCATAAAAAAGATAGAGTCCTTCTATATGTCTTTCACTTAAGTCATGGTTTAATCCTTGGAAGTAATCTTCCCAGAAAGATTTGGAACCATTAAACTCTTTTCTGATTGAGGATATCATTTCTTCGTAATTATTTTCAATACATTTTTTTTTGCTAGAAACAAAACCATCAAATAAAATACCGATTCGCTCATTTTCTCTCTGTAAAATATCATTTCGAACAGCCAAAACTGCATATGTCATCGGTAATTTGGTAAATTCAAACCAGATTTGTCCTAAATCATAGCGATGCATATCGGGTGCTAAGCCCCATAATGTTAAAATAGCATCATCACCAATTAGAAGGCAGGCATCATGTTCCTTTAACATCTCGTTGAAATTAGGTTCCATTACCGTATAGGTAACATCCATCTGATAAAATGTTTGTAAAATTATCTTCAGTAAATTTACAGATGTAGCTGAACTTGATGTTAAAGCAATTTTTTTTCCATCAAGCCGAGTAATAGGCACTTTTGAAAAAAGAAAGATAGAACCAACACTTTTAGGTGAAGATACTGATAAATTCGGTAAAATTGTGTACTGATCTACATGTTCGCCGTATGAAAACGAAGATATACCACCAACATCAATAATTCCTTTTGACATTGCCTCATTTAACTGAGCAGGAATTTGCGGGACAAACATACACCCTAAGCGATTTAAATAGTCCCGATCTAAATAATAATAAAGTGGCAGCATATTTGTATACGATATTTCGCCAACAACTAAACTCATGGTTAATCCCCCCATCGGGTGAAGAGTTGATGATCTACACCAATATTATCAAGTACTTTTCCAACAACAAAATTTATCAAATCGTCCATTGTCTTAGGCAGTTGATAAAAACCAGGCATAGCAGGAATAATCTTTCCTCCTACTTTTGATACTTTAAGCATGTTTTCTAAGTGAATTTGATTAAAAGGAGTTTCCCTTGGTACTAAAAGCAGTTTCCTACCTTCTTTTAGCATAACATCAGCTGTTCGCTCTAATAAATTCCCTGAAGCACCGTTGGCAATACCTGATAATGTTCCCATTGAGCACGGAATAATAACCATTCCTTCATTGCGATATGAACCACTAGCAATTGGAGCTGTAAAATCTCTGAGCGTATGGTAGTGTAGCTTTCCTACAGAGTGAGGGAAAAGTTCGTCTATAAGATTGTTTCGGTTACTTGTCTCAAAAAGAAGCTCTTCTTTAAATACCTGCCACCCTGCCTCTGTAACAATTAAATGAACTTTATAATCAGCTTTTAATAGCTCCTGTACAAGCCTTATACCATATATAGCACCGCTAGCACCAGTAATACCAACTGTAAAAATCTTCTCTTTCACCATCATAGCATTAAATCTCCAATCGTAAAGGCTAGCATAACCATAGCTAAAATACCATTCATCGTAAAGAAGGCCACATTTACTTTTGAAAGATCATTTGGTTTTACTAAAGAATGCTCATAAATCATGATAACTCCCGAAATAAGAACTCCTATTAAATAAATCCAACCAAGTGTTGTAATAAAATATAAACTGAAAAACGAGATAAAACTTAAAATATGAATCCCTTTTGCGATTAATAGTGCTTTAGCTATACCAAAATAACTAGGAATTGAATATAATTTCACGCTTTTGTCATAGTCCGCATCTTGTGTTGCGTAAATAACGTCAAAACCAGCCGTCCACAGAGCCACACCTAAAAATAAAATAAATGCAGCAAACGTTAGTGTCCCTGTGGCACCAACCCATCCGCCTAATGGCGCGATTCCAATAGTAATTCCTAAAACTAAATGACAAGCCCAAGTAAACCGTTTCGTATAAGAATAAATGACTAAAAAGAAAACTGCTACTGGTAATAAATAAACAGCAAGCATATTAAGTTGATATGCTGAATAAAAAAGAAGCGCAAATGAAACAATAATAAAAATGGTTGATTCAAACTTAGATATTAACCCTGCAGGAATTGCACGGTCTTTTGTTCTTGGATTTATTTCATCAATTTTCGCATCAATGACACGATTTAAGGCCATGGCAGCGCTTCTAGCCCCTACCATAGCCAATGTAATCCAAACCCATTGTAACGCAGTTGGCCATGTCCCGTTGATTAATAGACTTCCTAACACAGCTCCTAAGAATGCAAACGGTAATGCAAAAACAGTATGTTCAAACTTTATCATTTCAAGAATAATTTTAATTTTTCTAATCACAGTTCGCTCTCCAGTCTCTCTCGTTATTTCACTCCAAGATGCATGGCAGCTACTCCGCCTGAATAAGATTTGATCTGTAAATCTTTAAAGCCTGCTTCACTAAACATCTCCGCTAATTTCTCCTTGTTTGGAAAGGTCATTGTTGACTCTTGAAGCCATGAATATTCCTCATAACTTTTTGCAAAAAGCTTTCCAAATAAAGGCATAACGTTTTTAAAGTAAAAATTATAAAGGTGTTTAAAACCTACAGTTGTTGGTTGTGATGTTTCTAAACAAACAACTTTTCCCCCAGGTTTTAAGACTCGGTGCATTTCTTTTAATACTTGCATATAGTCTGGGACATTTCTTAGTCCAAAACCTATCGTAACAAAATCAAACTCATTGTCTGGAAAAGGGAGTTCCATTGCATTTCCATGAATTAGCTCAATTTGTGGTAACGACTTTACTTTTTCTTGCCCAATAGATAGCATATTTTTACTAAAGTCTAATCCATAGACTTTCCCTTGTGTACCAACTGCTTGTCCTAAGGCAATCGTCCAATCTGCTGTCCCACAGCATACATCAAGTGCTTTGTTCCCTTTTTGAACATTCATTCGTTTCATCGTGTCTTTACGC
This window harbors:
- the ndk gene encoding nucleoside-diphosphate kinase — its product is MERTYLMVKPDGVQRNLVGEIVSRFENKGFQLVGAKLLTVTREMAETHYAEHKERPFFGELVDFITSGPVFAMVWEGENVISIARTMMGATNPKDALPGTIRGDFAAKLSMNVIHGSDSVESAAREIGIFFKEEELNNYEKTIGTWV
- the hepT gene encoding heptaprenyl diphosphate synthase component II, which gives rise to MKLTDIYWHLRSDIAKIEKELEVTIDAKHPILKKASSHLLKAGGKRIRPVFVLLAAKFGEYDIEKIKQVAVPLELIHMASLVHDDVIDDADLRRGKKTIKSKWDNRVAMYTGDFIFARAIEMATNCDKPEVHQILSDAMVEMCIGEVEQIRDQYNWNQNFRIYLRRIKRKTALLIAVSCRLGALAAGAPRNVQLSLYRYGYNVGMAFQITDDILDFIATEKELGKPAGSDLQQGNVTLPALYSMKQNQELSAYILTMINSENSEKVVMSEIIEMIKESGGVDYSFEISDRYLNKAFKELEKLPDIPAKDSFYQIAKYIGTRKY
- a CDS encoding menaquinone biosynthesis protein encodes the protein MSLVVGEISYTNMLPLYYYLDRDYLNRLGCMFVPQIPAQLNEAMSKGIIDVGGISSFSYGEHVDQYTILPNLSVSSPKSVGSIFLFSKVPITRLDGKKIALTSSSATSVNLLKIILQTFYQMDVTYTVMEPNFNEMLKEHDACLLIGDDAILTLWGLAPDMHRYDLGQIWFEFTKLPMTYAVLAVRNDILQRENERIGILFDGFVSSKKKCIENNYEEMISSIRKEFNGSKSFWEDYFQGLNHDLSERHIEGLYLFYDKATELGLLKKVNTISLWSALDRCHSI
- a CDS encoding UbiX family flavin prenyltransferase; the protein is MMVKEKIFTVGITGASGAIYGIRLVQELLKADYKVHLIVTEAGWQVFKEELLFETSNRNNLIDELFPHSVGKLHYHTLRDFTAPIASGSYRNEGMVIIPCSMGTLSGIANGASGNLLERTADVMLKEGRKLLLVPRETPFNQIHLENMLKVSKVGGKIIPAMPGFYQLPKTMDDLINFVVGKVLDNIGVDHQLFTRWGD
- a CDS encoding UbiA-like polyprenyltransferase, producing the protein MIRKIKIILEMIKFEHTVFALPFAFLGAVLGSLLINGTWPTALQWVWITLAMVGARSAAMALNRVIDAKIDEINPRTKDRAIPAGLISKFESTIFIIVSFALLFYSAYQLNMLAVYLLPVAVFFLVIYSYTKRFTWACHLVLGITIGIAPLGGWVGATGTLTFAAFILFLGVALWTAGFDVIYATQDADYDKSVKLYSIPSYFGIAKALLIAKGIHILSFISFFSLYFITTLGWIYLIGVLISGVIMIYEHSLVKPNDLSKVNVAFFTMNGILAMVMLAFTIGDLML
- a CDS encoding demethylmenaquinone methyltransferase — encoded protein: MAQSKEQKVHQVFETIYKKYDTMNSIISFQRHVAWRKDTMKRMNVQKGNKALDVCCGTADWTIALGQAVGTQGKVYGLDFSKNMLSIGQEKVKSLPQIELIHGNAMELPFPDNEFDFVTIGFGLRNVPDYMQVLKEMHRVLKPGGKVVCLETSQPTTVGFKHLYNFYFKNVMPLFGKLFAKSYEEYSWLQESTMTFPNKEKLAEMFSEAGFKDLQIKSYSGGVAAMHLGVK